The Impatiens glandulifera chromosome 3, dImpGla2.1, whole genome shotgun sequence genome contains a region encoding:
- the LOC124931602 gene encoding sulfate transporter 3.1-like — MGNVGDEYYMAKTPDKAAADCGTHKVEVPPYRPFLMSFKDSMKETFFPDDPFRQFKNQSMCRKLVLGLQYFLPILEWAPRYTFDYLKADVIAGITIASLAIPQGISYAKLANLPPILGLYSSFVPPLVYAMMGSSKDLAVGTVAVGSLLTASMLGSVVNAKEDPTIYLHLAFTATFFAGLFQATLGILRLGFIVDFLSHATIVGFMGGAATVVCLQQLKGILGLSHFTHATDLISVMKSIFSQTHKWRWESAVLGCCFLFYLLLARHFSKRRPKLFWISAMAPLTSVILGSLLVYLTHAENHGVEVIGKLSKGLNPPSITDLAFGSPYLSTAIKTGIITGVIALAEGIAVGRSFAMFKNYHIDGNKEMIALGMMNIVGSCTSSYLTSGPFSRSAVNYNAGCKTAVSNIIMAVAVMITLLFLTPLFYYTPLVVLSAIIISAMLGLIDYEAAVHLWHVDKFDCLVCISSYLGVVFGSVEIGLVLAVALSLLRVILFVARPRTIELGNIPNSMIYRSVDQYPNQNKVPGLLILRIDAPIYFANASYLRERVLRWIDDEEDKIKLSGDTATTLQYVVLDFSAVGNIDTSGISMLEEVKKTFERRGLKLVLANPGGEVMKKLNKAKFVEEMGNEWIFLTVGEAVRACNFMLHSLKSKATTVDHDHQQSWTCNV; from the exons ATGGGGAATGTCGGTGACGAATATTATATGGCGAAGACACCGGACAAGGCGGCCGCGGACTGTGGAACCCACAAGGTTGAAGTCCCACCTTACCGGCCGTTTCTTATGTCCTTCAAGGACTCAATGAAGGAGACCTTCTTCCCGGACGATCCCTTCCGACAGTTCAAGAACCAGTCGATGTGTCGGAAGTTGGTTCTAGGTCTGCAGTATTTTCTGCCCATCTTAGAGTGGGCCCCACGCTACACTTTCGATTACCTCAAGGCTGACGTTATCGCTGGAATCACCATAGCCAGTCTGGCCATCCCTCAGGGTATCAGTTATGCCAAGCTAGCTAACTTGCCACCTATTCTAGGCTTGT aTTCGAGCTTTGTACCGCCTTTGGTATACGCGATGATGGGAAGCTCAAAGGACTTGGCAGTTGGGACGGTTGCAGTTGGATCGCTTCTAACCGCATCTATGTTGGGGAGTGTAGTGAATGCCAAGGAGGATCCGACCATTTATCTCCATTTGGCTTTCACAGCCACCTTCTTTGCCGGACTTTTTCAAGCTACTTTGGGTATCTTAAGGTTAGGATTTATTGTGGATTTCCTGTCACATGCAACAATAGTAGGGTTCATGGGAGGGGCAGCAACGGTGGTGTGCTTGCAGCAACTAAAAGGAATTCTTGGTCTATCCCATTTCACACATGCCACTGATCTCATCTCTGTTATGAAATCCATCTTTTCCCAAACCCACAAG TGGAGGTGGGAAAGTGCTGTTCTTGGCTGCTGTTTCCTTTTCTATCTCCTCCTAGCTAGACACTTT AGTAAGAGAAGACCAAAGCTTTTCTGGATATCAGCCATGGCCCCTTTGACTTCAGTTATCTTGGGCAGCCTTCTTGTTTATCTTACTCATGCTGAAAATCATGGTGTTGAAGTT ATAGGAAAACTGAGTAAGGGATTAAATCCTCCATCAATAACGGACTTAGCATTCGGGTCCCCTTATCTTTCCACAGCCATCAAGACTGGCATTATTACTGGAGTTATTGCCCTAGCT GAAGGTATTGCAGTGGGAAGAAGCTTTGCCATGTTTAAAAATTACCATATTGATGGAAACAAAGAGATGATTGCTTTGGGGATGATGAACATAGTTGGTTCATGCACTTCATCTTACCTCACTTCAG GGCCATTTTCAAGATCTGCGGTGAACTACAACGCCGGTTGCAAGACTGCGGTGTCTAACATTATAATGGCGGTTGCGGTCATGATAACTCTCCTTTTCTTGACGCCTCTGTTTTACTACACTCCCCTTGTGGTCTTATCAGCCATCATTATTTCCGCCATGCTCGGTCTAATAGACTATGAGGCTGCTGTCCATCTCTGGCACGTTGATAAGTTCGATTGTCTCGTCTGCATTAGCTCATATCTCGGTGTTGTCTTTGGTAGTGTCGAGATTGGTTTAGTCCTGGCTGTTGCATTGTCTCTACTAAGGGTAATATTGTTTGTGGCAAGGCCAAGGACAATAGAATTGGGAAATATTCCAAATTCAATGATCTACAGAAGTGTTGATCAGTACCCTAACCAAAACAAAGTTCCAGGGCTTCTAATTTTGAGGATTGACGCTCCCATTTATTTCGCAAACGCGAGTTACTTGAGAGAAAG GGTTCTTAGGTGGATCGATGATGAAGAGGATAAAATAAAACTGTCGGGAGATACCGCCACCACATTGCAATATGTTGTCTTGGACTTCAGTGCtgtgggtaatattgatacaaGTGGGATAAGCATGTTGGAAGAAGTTAAGAAAACATTTGAGAGAAGAGGCCTCAAG CTTGTGTTGGCGAATCCGGGAGGAGAGGTGATGAAGAAGTTGAACAAGGCCAAATTTGTAGAAGAAATGGGCAATGAATGGATTTTCCTAACTGTAGGAGAAGCGGTTAGGGCTTGTAATTTCATGCTTCACTCTTTGAAGTCCAAGGCTACAACTGTTGATCATGATCACCAGCAATCATGGACTTGCAACGTTTAG